In one Aricia agestis chromosome 5, ilAriAges1.1, whole genome shotgun sequence genomic region, the following are encoded:
- the LOC121727196 gene encoding U-scoloptoxin(05)-Sm1a isoform X1 — protein MDFSLKYLFCLLVLSVSVAYVHSINCYQCTGTNSSDPFECNEYLDTDSNILPKDCETIHDAQFCIKHVGRFEGGISTKRYCSSLDLGNYCNYVQQPGDKLEYRTCIYTCSTDGCNSASAVRISTIFLILSFLFKCLY, from the exons ATGGATTTCAGCTTAAAATACCTCTTCTGTTTATTAGTTTTATCCGTTTCAGTTGCGTATG tACACTCTATTAACTGTTACCAATGTACGGGGACAAACTCGAGCGATCCTTTCGAGTGTAACGAATATTTAGACACAGATTCGAATATATTACCGAAAGATTGTGAAACGATACACGACGCCCAGTTTTGTATTAAACATGTGGGGAGATTCGAAG GTGGCATAAGTACAAAGAGATATTGTTCTTCGTTGGATCTGGGTAATTATTGTAACTATGTTCAGCAGCCAGGCGACAAGTTGGAATACAGAACATGTATTTACACCTGTAGTACTGACGGGTGCAATTCTGCATCAGCTGTAAGGATTTCCACTATATTCCTTATTCTGTCATTCCTATTCAAGTGTTTATATTGA
- the LOC121727196 gene encoding uncharacterized protein LOC121727196 isoform X2, translating into MDFSLKYLFCLLVLSVSVAYVHSINCYQCTGTNSSDPFECNEYLDTDSNILPKDCETIHDAQFCIKHVGRFEGGIISCYQCNSSSDMECGDGLMNLDKGILTPQLCDHVYNAQFCIKQIGGISTKRYCSSLDLGNYCNYVQQPGDKLEYRTCIYTCSTDGCNSASAVRISTIFLILSFLFKCLY; encoded by the exons ATGGATTTCAGCTTAAAATACCTCTTCTGTTTATTAGTTTTATCCGTTTCAGTTGCGTATG tACACTCTATTAACTGTTACCAATGTACGGGGACAAACTCGAGCGATCCTTTCGAGTGTAACGAATATTTAGACACAGATTCGAATATATTACCGAAAGATTGTGAAACGATACACGACGCCCAGTTTTGTATTAAACATGTGGGGAGATTCGAAG GTGGCATCATTTCTTGCTATCAATGTAATTCTTCTTCGGATATGGAATGTGGTGACGGACTAATGAACTTAGATAAGGGAATATTGACACCGCAGCTTTGTGATCATGTTTACAACGCTCAATTCTGTATTAAGCAAATAG GTGGCATAAGTACAAAGAGATATTGTTCTTCGTTGGATCTGGGTAATTATTGTAACTATGTTCAGCAGCCAGGCGACAAGTTGGAATACAGAACATGTATTTACACCTGTAGTACTGACGGGTGCAATTCTGCATCAGCTGTAAGGATTTCCACTATATTCCTTATTCTGTCATTCCTATTCAAGTGTTTATATTGA